One region of Bosea sp. 29B genomic DNA includes:
- a CDS encoding RidA family protein: protein MRRLISTGSPFERSFGYSRAVVDGDLVFVSGTTGYDYATMTLPDDAAEQARNIFRTLEAVLTEAGSSLAQVVRAQYFVIDRSYCEPVLTVCGEVFREIRPAGGMYIVAGLLKPEMKVEIEVTARLTSS, encoded by the coding sequence ATGCGCCGTCTCATCTCCACCGGCTCGCCCTTCGAGCGTTCCTTCGGATACTCGCGCGCCGTCGTCGACGGCGATCTCGTCTTCGTCTCCGGCACGACCGGCTACGACTACGCCACGATGACGCTGCCGGACGACGCAGCCGAGCAGGCGCGCAACATCTTCCGCACGCTGGAGGCGGTGCTGACCGAAGCCGGCTCCTCGCTCGCGCAAGTGGTGCGGGCGCAGTATTTCGTTATCGACCGGAGTTATTGCGAGCCGGTGCTCACCGTTTGCGGCGAAGTCTTCCGTGAGATCCGGCCGGCAGGGGGCATGTACATCGTCGCCGGCCTGCTCAAGCCCGAGATGAAAGTCGAGATCGAGGTCACGGCGCGGCTGACATCGTCCTGA